GCCCACCAGGACGGCTGCGAGCCGCAGTTCGTCCGTCATCGCCGCCTCGTGCCGGAGCAGATGCCGCAGCAGCGGCAGGTCGGTGTCCCGGCGGTCGAACTGCGCGGCGCGCAGCGCGAGGGCCCGGCGCGCCGGGTCGGCGGCCACCTCGGCCCACGCCGTGCCGTCCCGCAGGAGCGCCAGATCGGCGCGCCCCGGCTCCAGGACCGTCTCCCACAGCGGCGGTCGCGGGTGCGGGTCGAGCAGGCGGTAGGCGCCGCCCTCCTCCGCGTTCAGCAGGAGGAAGTCGGGCTCCGTGCGCAGCAGCGCGGTGTGCAACATGCCGACGAGCTCCACCGGGGTACGCCCGGACAGGCCGAGGGCGGCGCGCAGTTCGGCGCGCTCGGCGTCGATGCCGAAGTATTCGCGCATCTCCTCCTCCGTCTCGGCGACGGCCGCGAGGATCCGCTCCTCACCGTCGGCCGGGGACAGGCCCAGAAGGTCGTGCCAGCCGGGCAGCCCGATCAGTACCTCCAGGGCCGCGTCCACGCTGTCGCCGATGATCCCGGCCGCGCCCTCCGAGTCGGCGTAGAGCACGGAACCGTCCGCGCACACGAAGTACGTCCCCCCGGTGTCGTCGCCCGCTATCGGCTCCAGAGGGCCGCCCGAGGCCAGACGGACCTCCTCGCCATGGTCCGCACGGTCCAGGTCGAAGTTGAAGGGGAACGCGGCCAGTTCGGCCAGGCGGGAGTCCCGGCGCAGCAGCCGGAGGGCACGGTCGCTCATGTCACTGAACGTAACAGCCGCCACTGACACCGGGGTTCCCGGTCCCCGCCGGGCTGCGGCGGCGTGTCAGGCGAGCCGCGCCCGCTCCCGGCCGGCCATGTACAGCTCGAACGGCTCCGCGCCGCGACCGGCAGCTCTGGCTTCCGGCCGGGCACATGTCGGTGTCTCGTTGTCGGAGCCGGCCCACGGTGACCCACCGTCGCGTACCCGTCTCGTTGGTGTGACCACGTATGCGGCGTTCCAGTCTCACTCGTTCGTGGATTGTTGCGCGCCGGCCCGAAGGGTAGGGCTCAGGCGGAGCGATCGAGAGGCGAACCATGGAACAGCCCGCGTTGCGTCCTCCGGGGCCCGGCCAGGAGCCCCGCCCCGAACGGCGCCCGCACGCCGCCCCGCACCGGGGCAGCGGCCTGCCGACCCTGCTCTTCGCCCTCATCGCCGGGACCGTCCTGATGCTGTCCGGCGTCGGAATCGGCCCGGTGGGCGCCACGGTGACCGGCATGGGCAGGCTGGCGGATCTGAGGCGGCACGCGGGCGCGCTGGCGCACGGACCGTCCGCAGCCTCAGCCTCGCGCCACTCGCGCGCACCCTCCGGTGTGCAGGGGTCCCCGCTCTCCACCAACGCGCCCGCCGACGGCAGGTCGAACCCCGCCAGGGCGCCCCAGCGGGTGACGCTGGGCGTCGAGGTCGTGGACGCCAAGGCCGGAGGCGCACTGGTGGTGGGCGTACACGTCCCGGGGCCGGGCCACGCGGCGGGCCTGGTGCGTGGAGACGTGCTGCTCGCTCTGGACGGGACGCGACTCGGTTCGGCCGTCGATCTCGCGAAAGCGGTCGCCGCGGCGCGCCCCGGTGTCGCGGTCAGGCTCAGCGTGCGCCATGCGAACGGCGCCCGTCGGCGCGTGACGGTCACGCCTGGGGCCGGTGTCTGAGCCGTACGGTCGTCTGCCATGCGGCAGCAGGGCGCCGTGCCGCTCGATCCACCGTCCGTGATCGCCGCAATGGGCTCGCGTCCGCCCCGGCGGACGGGCAGGATGCTGCCCGTAGCCCCTGGAAGATCCGGAACCGCGGAGGCAAGGATGACCGGCACGCCCGCAGCGCCCGACAGGAGCGGTCCCGCGCCCTTCACCGCCGAGGACTACGCGGCCCGGATGCGACGTGCCACGGAGGCCGCCGTCACGGCAGGGCTCGACGGGCTGCTGATCGCGCCCGGTCCCGACCTGGTGTGGCTGACCGGATACCGGCCGGTGGAGACCGAGCGTCTCACGCTGCTGGTGCTGCGGCCCGGACACGAGCCCGTCCTCGTCGTGCCCACCCTGGAGGCACCCGACGCGGCGGAGGCAGCCGGCGCGTCCGCGCTGACGCTGCGCGACTGGACCGACGGCAAGGACCCGTACGAGACGGCCGGCTCCCTGCTCGCCCGCAGCGGCCGCTACGGCATCAGCGACAACGCCTGGGCCCTGCACCTGCTCGGCCTGCGCGAACGGCTCCCGCAGATCGACCACGTCGCCCTCACCCGCGCCCTGCCGATGCTGCGGGCCGTCAAGGACGCCGCGGAACTCGACCGGTTGGCGTCCGCGGGCGCGGCCGCGGACGCGACCTACGAGGAGATCCGGAAGGTTCGCTTCGCCGGACGCCGGGAGCGGGAGGTCGCCGCGGACCTCGCCGATCTGCTGCGGCGGTCCGGTCACACGCAGGTCGATTTCACCATCGTCGCCTCGGGCCCCAACGGCGCCAACCCGCACCACGAGGCCGGCGACCGCGTCATCGAGCGCGGCGACATGGTCGTCCTCGACTTCGGCGGCCTCAAGCACGGCTACGGCTCCGACACCTCCCGCACCGTCCACGTCGGCGAACCGACCGACGAGGAGCGCACGGTGCACGACCTGGTGCGCGCGGCTCAGGAGGCGGGCTTCCGGGCGGTCAGGCCGGGTGCGGCCTGCCAGGACGTGGACCGCGCGGCCCGCGCGGTCATCGCCGACGCCGGGTACGGCGAGTACTTCATCCACCGCACCGGACACGGCATCGGCGTGACCACCCACGAGCCGCCGTACATGATCGAGGGCGAGGAACAACCCCTCGTTCCCGGCATGTGCTTCTCCGTGGAGCCCGGCGTCTATCTGCCCGGCCGTTTCGGCGTCCGCATCGAGGACATCGTGACGGTGACCGAGGACGGCGGACGCCGTCTCAACAACACATCCCGCGAGATGGCCATAGTCGACTGAGAGGGCGGTGGCCGACCGCGACAGCGAAGCGCGACCGCGAGGCAGGGACGGCCGGCCGCCCCGGAACCAGGAGATCCCAGCACGACCCCGAGACGACAACGGCGCGATCATGACCCAGGAACCGACACCGACGGCGGAGACCGTTAGCCGACTGGCCCGTTCCCTGCTCCACGACGGCGACGGACCGGCCGTGGCGCCCGTCGCCGAGGGCCACGGACATTCCACCTGGTGGGTCGGCGCGCGCCATGTACTGCGGCTGGCCACCGACCGTGACGCCTCCGCGCGCCAGCGCCGCGAACTGCGGCTGCGCGACCTGGTGCGGCCGCACGTCGGCATCGCGGTCCCGACGAGCGTCGCGTACGGAGAGTGGGCCGCCGGCCTCGGCTACACCCTCGACACCCGGCTGTCCGGCGTCACCGGCGAGGAACAGGACGTCTCGGCGCTCGGCGAAGCGGACCTGGCGGCGCTGCTCACCGGGCTGCGCGAGGTTCCCCTGCGCCAGGCCGAGACGTTCGGCGTCCCGCGCGTTCCGCCGCGTTCCCTGGAGACGCTGCGGACGGCAGCCGCGCGCGCCGCCGGACGCCTCGCCGAGGACGACGAGTTCGACCCCGCCCGGCTGGCCCAGCTCACCGCGCCCGCCGCCGTCCAGCTCGCCGCGCAGCCCGGCGCGGCCGTCCTCGTGCACCACAACCTCTGGGGCGAACATCTCGTGGTCAGCGGCGACGGGCGGGTGCGTGGCATCCTCGGCTGGACCGACGCCCTCATCGGTGACCCGGCCGAGGACATCGCCGCACTCGCCGTCGCCGTCGGCGCGCCCGCCGCCGTCCGCGCCGCCACCCTCGCCGGGTACGGCGCCCGCCCCTGCCTGCGCGGACTGTGGCTCGCCCGCTGCGACACGCTCGTCCGCCTCGCCTCCGGCCTGGAGGGCCGCGACGACACCCCACTGCCACTCCTGCGGGCCAGGCTGCGCCGGGCCTGGGAGGCGATCTTGTTGGAACGGGTCACGGAACTGCCGGGCGAAGAGTCCCCGTAGGGGCCCGGCCGGGCAGGGGCGGTGTCGGCTCGGCCTTCGGAGACCCGACGTTCACCCCGGGCCGGCTGCGGGCTGTCCACAAGGCGGGTGCGCGGGCGTTCGCGTAGGGGCTGACGCGCGGGAGGGACCGTCGAGCAGTGTCCCGGGCGTCGGTCCCGGTGCCCGGGTCACGCCTGCGTCAGCACCACGCACGACTCGCCCGGCAGGCTCAGCACCCCTTCCTCGTCCGGCGGCCCCACCGGCTCCCACGCGGCCAGTACGCGCGCGTGGCGGATGCCGAGGGGGATGCGGGCCGTCTCCTTGGCGAGGTTCACGGCGACCCGTACGTCCCCGCGCCGGAAGGCCAGCCAGCCGGCGTCCTCGTCATGGGCGACCTTCACGTCCTCCAGGTCGGGGTCGGAGAGGTCCGGTTCGTCGCGGCGCAAGGCGATCAACTTCCGGTACCAGGCCAGCACGCGCGCGTGCGGATCCCTCACCGGCTCGGACCAGTCGAGGCAGGAGCGTTCACGGGTCGCCGGGTCCTGCGGGTCGGGCACGTCCTCCTCCGCCCAGCCGTGCGCCGCGAACTCCCGGCGCCTGCCCCGCCGTACCGCCTCGGCGAGTTCGGGATCGGTGTGATCGGTGAAGAACTGCCAGGGCGTGCCCGCCGCCCACTCCTCGCCCATGAACAGCATCGGCGTGAACGGGGCGGTGAGCACCACCGCCGCCGCGCACGCCAGGAGGCCGGGGGAGAGGGACGCCGAGAGCCGGTCGCCCTGGGCGCGGTTGCCCACCTGGTCGTGGGTCTGGGCGTAGCCGAGCAGGCGGTGCGCGGAGACGCGCGTGCGGTCCAGCGGACGGCCGTGCCGGCGGCCCCGGAAGGTCGAGTAGGTGCCGTCGTGGAAGAAGCCGCCCGTCAACGTCTTCGTGAGGGCCGCGAAAGGAGCGCGCGCGAAGTCCTCGTAGTAGCCCTGCGATTCGCCGGTCAGCGCGGTGTGCAGCGCGTGATGGAAGTCGTCGTTCCACTGGGCGTGCACCCCCAGTCCGTGCTCCGCGCGCGGGGTGATGACCCGAGGGTCACCAAGATCCGACTCGGCGATCAGGAAGAGCGGCCTGCCCACGTCGGCGCCCAGCGCGTCGACCGCCGCCGACAGTTCCTCCAGGAAGTGGGTCGCGCGCGTGTCGCGCAGCGCGTGCACCGCGTCCAGGCGCAGCCCGTCGAGCCGGTAGTCGCGCAGCCAGGCCAGCGCGCTGCCGATCAGATAGGCGCGCACCTCGTCCGAGCCCGGCGCGTCCAGGTTCACCGCGGCGCCCCAGGGGGTGTGATGGGTCTCGGTGAAGTACGGCCCGAAGGCGGGGAGATGGTTCCCGGAGGGGCCGAGATGGTTGTGGACCACGTCCAGCACGACGCCGAGGCCCAGCTCGTGCGCCCGGTCCACGAACCGTTTCAGCGCCTCCGGCCCGCCGTACGGCTCGTGCACAGCCCACAGACTGACACCCTCGTACCCCCAGCCGTGCCGCCCGGGGAACGGGCACAGCGGCATCAACTCCACATGCGTGACGCCCAGTTCGGCGAGATGGCCGAGCCGTTCGGCGGCCGCGTCCAGCGTGCCCTCCCGCGTGAACGTCCCCACGTGCAGCTCGTACAGCACCGCGCCCGGCAACCCCCGGCCCGACCACGCGGCACGCCACGCGTACCGACCGTGGTCGACCACCGCGCTCAGCCCGTCCGGACCGTCCGGCTGGCGGCGCGAGCACGGGTCGGGCAGTACCGGGCCGTCGTCCAGCGCGAACCCGTACCGCGTGCCGTCCCCGGCCTCCGCGTCACCGGTCCACCATCCCGCGCGCTCCGGATCGCGCTCCAACGCGCGCGTGGCTTCGTCGCAGTGGAGCGTCACACGGGTGGCCTGCGGTGCCCACACCTCGAACTGCACGGACGGTTCCCCCTCGTCTGCTCATCGTGATGTAGCGGGTCCATGGTGCGTCATACCAGATCAATTCGCTTTGTATTCGACCCCCTTGACACGCGGAACGACCCCGACGGAGTCTGCGGTCGTTTTTGCGTTTTCTGGACACTCCGGCCCGACTGACCGACAATCACCTGCGTGACGTCGTCCTTCGAGTTCCACACGTACCCCGCGCGGCTCTCGGACGCCGAACGCGACCGGGCGCTGAAGGCGCTCAGCGACGGTGTCGCCCTGGGACGTCTGTCGCACGACACGTTCATCCGCCGGATGGAACTGGCGCTGGTCGCCCGTCAGCCCCACGAGCTGGCCGCGCTCACCGCGGACCTGCCCGCCGAGAAGCGGTGGTCCCGGATCGTGTTCGAGACCGTCGAGGCGGTCTCCGGGTTCACCGTGCGGCTGCGCAGGGCCTGGCAGGCCGAGCGGCTGCCCAAGCTGCTGCTGCCGAGCCCGGACAACGGGTACCCCCTGCGGATCGGCCGTGACCCCGCGAGCGGCCTCAGGCTCAGCCACGAGACCGTCTCCCGCGTGCACGCCGAGCTGAGGCACCAGGGCGGTCTGTGGGTGCTGCGCGACCTCGGTTCGACCAACGGGACCACGGTCAACGGCCGCCGCGTGATCGGCGCCGCGATCGTCCGCGACGGGGACCAGGTGGGCTTCGGGACGATGACGTTCCGGCTGGCGACGGGGTAGCCGGCCCGTTCGGGAAGGGGCGCCCGGCCCCGACGCCGGCCGCACTCCACGCTCTCCGCGCCGCATACGGCTTCAGCAGGCACGACACACCGGTGCCGGCGCCTTCGGCGTGTCGCGCCGGAGCGAGCCCCGCGCGTGCGGCGTGCCGCGCCGGAGTACGGTCCGCCGCCACCAACCCGTCCTGCCTCCTGCTCACCCTCCCTTGACTCCCATGGTGTTGACGTACCCCGCGAGCCGTGACTGACTGTGCGTACACCATGTACAACAGGTGAACCGACGGCACCACATAGTGGAGGTGTGCCCTGCCGCCACTCCTCCGCTATCCGACCGTGGACGAGCTGGGCGCCCGTGCGGCCGCGCTCGTCGCCCGCCGTCCGCGCGACGCCCGGCTGCGCCGCGTGGGCACGTCCCGAGGCGGCACGCCCCTGTGGCTGCTCTCCGTCGGCCACGGCAGCCGCCACGCCCTCGTCGTCGCCGGACCCCACGCCAACGAGCCCGTCGGCGGCGCCACCGTCCTGCGGCTGGCCGAGCGGGCGCTGGCCGATCCGCGGCTCGGCGAGCAGGCCGACGCCACCTGGAACCTGCTGCTGTGCCTCGACCCCGACGGCGCGCGCCGCAACGAGGGCTGGCTGTCGGGCCCCTACACACTCGGCCAGTACTTCCGGAACTTCTTCCGCCCCGGCTTCCTGGAGCAGCCCGAATGGCTGCCCGACGGCGCGGAGCGCGCCGCCCTGCCCGAGACGCGCGCGCTGCTCGACCTCCAGGACGAACTGCGGCCGTTCTTCCAGTGCTCCCTGCACGGCGTGGACGTCGGCGGCGGCTTCGTCGAGCTGACCCGCGACCTGCCGGGAATCGCCCAGCGGCTCGCCCAGGCCGCGGCCCGGCTCGGCATCCCACGCGAACTCGGCCCGTACGACACCCTGTACTGGCCGCCCCTCGGCCCCGCCGTCTACCGCATCCCGCCGCCCCGCCGCGGTGATCTCGCCGCGGCGATCACGGAGGCCGCGGTCGAGTCGACCTGGTTCCACCCGCACCGCTACGGCACCGTCACGGCGGTCGTGGAGGCGCCCATGTGGGGCGTGACGGCCGTGGAGGACGGCTCGCCGCACCCCGACGCCGACGCGCTGCTGCGGACCGTCAGCCGCACACTGCGACGCGACACACACCGTCTGGAGGGCCTCCTGGCCCGTATCCACCCCCACCTGGCCGCCGTGCCGGACGCCGCCCGGCTGCTCGCCCCGGTCGACGACTATTTACTGGTCGGCCCCGGACTCGCCGACTCATGGGACCCCGACATCTACGACGCCGGGGAGCGGCCGCTGCCGCCCCTCGACACCGCCCACCTCACCGCCCTCGGTATCTCCGGCCGCCGGGTCGCGCTGCGCACCGCCGGGCTGCTGCACCAGCTCGCCAGGGCCGCCGGGCGCGAGGCGTCCGGTGTGCTGCCGGAGCTCGACGGGCTCATCGACGAGTGGTGCGCCGACTACCACGACGGCTACGGGGCGCGCTGGATCCCCGTCGCACGCCAGGCCGAGTACCAGGCGCGCGTGGTGCTCGCCGCGTTCGAACTCGCCGGACGGCCCGCGCGCGTGCGCTCCCATTCGGGTGAGTCCGGCTGGGGTTCGGGTACCGCTGTGCCGATGCATACGGAATGACGAAGACGACCCTGGCCCTGCGCGGCGTCCTGCTCGCCGCGGCCGCCTTGCTCACCGCGACCCCGGCCCAGGCCGCACCCGGGCCGGCGGTCCCGGGCAACTGGCTCTATCTGACCGTCACCAAGGGCGACGACCGTTCCAGGGACATCCACGGAACGCTCCTGATGTGCAACCCGCCCCAGGGGCATCTCCAGGCCGTCCGGGCCTGCGCGGAACTCGCCGCGGTGGAGGGGGACATCGGCCGTATGCCGCCCCGGGACACGTTCTGCCCGATGATCTACGCCCCGGTGACCGTGTCCGCGCGCGGCGAGTGGAGCGGCCGTCAGGTCGACTACAGCCACACCTTCGTGAACATGTGCGACCTGGCGGCGAGGACCGGGGCGGTGTTCGCGCTGCCGGACCAGGGGCCGAACCGGCCGGTGGCGGGCATGCGGAACTGACCCACCCACGCGCGCGTGAGGCGTCGTCCGTTCCCACGCGCGCGTGAGGCGTCGTCCGTTCCCACGCGCGCGTGCCGGGGGCCCGGACGGCGTGGTGGTGCACAGGGGCCGGGCCCCGATGGCCCTCGGGGGCGCTCACTGCTGATGCAACCCGCGCCCCGCGAGCGTGAGGAACGCCTCCCCGACCGCCTCTGACAGCGTGGGGTGCGCATGGATGTGCCGGGCCACGTCGGACGGCTGCGCGTCCCAGCCGACGATCAGCTGGCCCTCGGCGATCATCTCGGAGACGTGGGGGCCCACCAGGTGCACGCCGAGCACCTGTCCGCCACCCCTCTCGGCGACGATCTTCACCATGCCGCCCTGCCCGTGCACCATGCCTTTGGCGACGGCGGTCAGCGGCATGGTGTTGACGTCCACCTCATGCCCACGCGCGCGTGCCTCTGCCTCGCCCAGTCCCACGGACGCGGTCTGCGGAGACGAGTACGTGACCCGGGGCACGGCCGCGTAGTCGACGGGCATCGAGGGCACCCCGGCCAGCGTCTCGGCCACCAGCAGGCCTTCGGCGAAGGACGCGTGGGCAAGGCCGAGGGACGGTGGAGGCAGCAGGTCGCCCACGACGTGCACGCCGGGCACGGCCGTCTCCAGCCGGGTCCAGTCGGCGGGCGCCACGAACCCCCGTTCGTCCGCCGCCAGGCCCGCCGCGGCCAGGTCGAGCCCATCGGTGACGGGCGCCCGTCCGACGGCCACGAGCAGCCGCTCCGCGTCGACCGTACGGGTCTCGCCGCGGGCGGTGCGCACGCGCGCGCGTACCCCGTCGTCCAACACCTCGGCGTCGAGAAGGCGCGCACCCGTCCGCACGTCGATGCCACGCTTCTTCAGACCGCGCGTCAGATGGCGGCTGACATCGGCGTCCTCCAGCGGCACGATCCGGTCGGCCGCCTCCACAAGGGTGACCTCCGCGCCCATGGAGCGGTGCAGGGAGGCGTACTCGACCCCGATCGCGCCCCCGCCGAGCACCAGCACGGACGCCGGCAGCCCCGGCGCGAACAGCGCGTCGTCGCTGGTCACCACGCGTCGCCCGTCGGGGGCGAGTCCCGGCAGCGTACGCGGCCGTGAGCCGGTGGCCAGTACGATCCCGCGGCGCGCGGTGAAGGCGTTCGCATCGTGGGCCGTCACACCGCTCCCGTGCGCGCCGCTCGCGCCCTCGACGCGCACGCTCCGCGCACTCGTCAGCCGGGCGCTGCCCCGCACGACCCGTACGCCCACGTGAGCCAGATGCGCCTCCACCCCCCGGTGGTTGCGCGCCACGATGTCGTCGCGCGTGGCGACCAGCGCGGCCCAGTCGATGGCGTCCAAGGTGGCCTTCACACCCCAGCGTTCGCGTGCCTCGGCGATGCCGTCGACCAGCTCGGCGGCGTGCAGCATCGCCTTGCTCGGGATGCAACCGCGGTGCAGACAGGTCCCGCCGACCTTGTCGCGCTCCACCAGTACGACGGTCAGTCCGAGGGCGGCGGCGCGCAGGGCGGTGCTGTATCCACCCGTTCCGCCGCCGATGACGATGACATCGGGTGTGCTCGTGGCGTCCATGCCCCCACCCTCCGTCCGCCCCTTGTCATGAGTCCAAGGCAATGTTCTTGTGGAATCCATGCAGAACGCTTATGGGGGTGGGCCGGAATGAGTCTGCGACAGATGGAGTACTTCCTGACGGTCGTGGAGGAGGCGTCGTTCACTCGCGCGGCGGAGGTCCTGCACGTCACGCAGCCCGCGCTCTCGCACCAGATCAAGGCCCTGGAGAAGACGGTCGGCGGCGCGCTCCTGGAACGCATGCCGCGTGGTGTGCGCCTCACGGCCATGGGGCGCGCCTACCTCCCGCACGCCGAACTCGCCGTCCGCAGCGCCGCGCAGGCCAGGCGCGCGGCCCGCGCGGCCGCCGGGGCCGAAGGCGGCGAACTGCACGTCGCGGCCGTCCACTCGGTCGCCGTGGGCGTCCTCCCGGACGTCTTCGCCCGCTGGCACGCCACCCACCCCGGGGTCCGGCTGCACCTGCGCGAGTACGCGACCTCCGAGGCCCTTCAGGAGCAGGTCGAGCGGGGCACCGCGGACCTCGCCGTCGGGCCCGCGCCGAAGGAGTGGTCCGGCAGCGTCGTCCCCGTCGGCGAGGAGGAGATCGTCCTCGTGGTGCCCTTCGACGACCGCTTCGCGGGCCGTACGACGGTGACGCTGCCCGAGTTGGCGGACCGCCCCTGGGTCCGCTGCGCCATGGAGCCCGTCGTGCACGGCGAGCGCTTCCTCGACTGGGCCTGCGCGAAGGCGGGCTTTCGGCCCCGTACCGCCGTGGTCACCGAACACACCTCCACAGCCGTGCGCATGGCGGCGGCCGGCGTGGGC
The Streptomyces sp. CGMCC 4.7035 DNA segment above includes these coding regions:
- a CDS encoding phosphotransferase family protein, producing MTQEPTPTAETVSRLARSLLHDGDGPAVAPVAEGHGHSTWWVGARHVLRLATDRDASARQRRELRLRDLVRPHVGIAVPTSVAYGEWAAGLGYTLDTRLSGVTGEEQDVSALGEADLAALLTGLREVPLRQAETFGVPRVPPRSLETLRTAAARAAGRLAEDDEFDPARLAQLTAPAAVQLAAQPGAAVLVHHNLWGEHLVVSGDGRVRGILGWTDALIGDPAEDIAALAVAVGAPAAVRAATLAGYGARPCLRGLWLARCDTLVRLASGLEGRDDTPLPLLRARLRRAWEAILLERVTELPGEESP
- a CDS encoding DUF1707 and FHA domain-containing protein, encoding MTSSFEFHTYPARLSDAERDRALKALSDGVALGRLSHDTFIRRMELALVARQPHELAALTADLPAEKRWSRIVFETVEAVSGFTVRLRRAWQAERLPKLLLPSPDNGYPLRIGRDPASGLRLSHETVSRVHAELRHQGGLWVLRDLGSTNGTTVNGRRVIGAAIVRDGDQVGFGTMTFRLATG
- a CDS encoding SSI family serine proteinase inhibitor codes for the protein MTKTTLALRGVLLAAAALLTATPAQAAPGPAVPGNWLYLTVTKGDDRSRDIHGTLLMCNPPQGHLQAVRACAELAAVEGDIGRMPPRDTFCPMIYAPVTVSARGEWSGRQVDYSHTFVNMCDLAARTGAVFALPDQGPNRPVAGMRN
- the treZ gene encoding malto-oligosyltrehalose trehalohydrolase; amino-acid sequence: MQFEVWAPQATRVTLHCDEATRALERDPERAGWWTGDAEAGDGTRYGFALDDGPVLPDPCSRRQPDGPDGLSAVVDHGRYAWRAAWSGRGLPGAVLYELHVGTFTREGTLDAAAERLGHLAELGVTHVELMPLCPFPGRHGWGYEGVSLWAVHEPYGGPEALKRFVDRAHELGLGVVLDVVHNHLGPSGNHLPAFGPYFTETHHTPWGAAVNLDAPGSDEVRAYLIGSALAWLRDYRLDGLRLDAVHALRDTRATHFLEELSAAVDALGADVGRPLFLIAESDLGDPRVITPRAEHGLGVHAQWNDDFHHALHTALTGESQGYYEDFARAPFAALTKTLTGGFFHDGTYSTFRGRRHGRPLDRTRVSAHRLLGYAQTHDQVGNRAQGDRLSASLSPGLLACAAAVVLTAPFTPMLFMGEEWAAGTPWQFFTDHTDPELAEAVRRGRRREFAAHGWAEEDVPDPQDPATRERSCLDWSEPVRDPHARVLAWYRKLIALRRDEPDLSDPDLEDVKVAHDEDAGWLAFRRGDVRVAVNLAKETARIPLGIRHARVLAAWEPVGPPDEEGVLSLPGESCVVLTQA
- a CDS encoding M14 family zinc carboxypeptidase; this translates as MDELGARAAALVARRPRDARLRRVGTSRGGTPLWLLSVGHGSRHALVVAGPHANEPVGGATVLRLAERALADPRLGEQADATWNLLLCLDPDGARRNEGWLSGPYTLGQYFRNFFRPGFLEQPEWLPDGAERAALPETRALLDLQDELRPFFQCSLHGVDVGGGFVELTRDLPGIAQRLAQAAARLGIPRELGPYDTLYWPPLGPAVYRIPPPRRGDLAAAITEAAVESTWFHPHRYGTVTAVVEAPMWGVTAVEDGSPHPDADALLRTVSRTLRRDTHRLEGLLARIHPHLAAVPDAARLLAPVDDYLLVGPGLADSWDPDIYDAGERPLPPLDTAHLTALGISGRRVALRTAGLLHQLARAAGREASGVLPELDGLIDEWCADYHDGYGARWIPVARQAEYQARVVLAAFELAGRPARVRSHSGESGWGSGTAVPMHTE
- the lpdA gene encoding dihydrolipoyl dehydrogenase, coding for MDATSTPDVIVIGGGTGGYSTALRAAALGLTVVLVERDKVGGTCLHRGCIPSKAMLHAAELVDGIAEARERWGVKATLDAIDWAALVATRDDIVARNHRGVEAHLAHVGVRVVRGSARLTSARSVRVEGASGAHGSGVTAHDANAFTARRGIVLATGSRPRTLPGLAPDGRRVVTSDDALFAPGLPASVLVLGGGAIGVEYASLHRSMGAEVTLVEAADRIVPLEDADVSRHLTRGLKKRGIDVRTGARLLDAEVLDDGVRARVRTARGETRTVDAERLLVAVGRAPVTDGLDLAAAGLAADERGFVAPADWTRLETAVPGVHVVGDLLPPPSLGLAHASFAEGLLVAETLAGVPSMPVDYAAVPRVTYSSPQTASVGLGEAEARARGHEVDVNTMPLTAVAKGMVHGQGGMVKIVAERGGGQVLGVHLVGPHVSEMIAEGQLIVGWDAQPSDVARHIHAHPTLSEAVGEAFLTLAGRGLHQQ
- a CDS encoding LysR family transcriptional regulator; protein product: MSLRQMEYFLTVVEEASFTRAAEVLHVTQPALSHQIKALEKTVGGALLERMPRGVRLTAMGRAYLPHAELAVRSAAQARRAARAAAGAEGGELHVAAVHSVAVGVLPDVFARWHATHPGVRLHLREYATSEALQEQVERGTADLAVGPAPKEWSGSVVPVGEEEIVLVVPFDDRFAGRTTVTLPELADRPWVRCAMEPVVHGERFLDWACAKAGFRPRTAVVTEHTSTAVRMAAAGVGVTTAPSHVVRGAVGEDCVVLSADPPWKRALTVFSRVPPTGAAEVFVDLLRRYGGLPTPAVPTTGTSAA
- a CDS encoding aminopeptidase P family protein, translating into MTGTPAAPDRSGPAPFTAEDYAARMRRATEAAVTAGLDGLLIAPGPDLVWLTGYRPVETERLTLLVLRPGHEPVLVVPTLEAPDAAEAAGASALTLRDWTDGKDPYETAGSLLARSGRYGISDNAWALHLLGLRERLPQIDHVALTRALPMLRAVKDAAELDRLASAGAAADATYEEIRKVRFAGRREREVAADLADLLRRSGHTQVDFTIVASGPNGANPHHEAGDRVIERGDMVVLDFGGLKHGYGSDTSRTVHVGEPTDEERTVHDLVRAAQEAGFRAVRPGAACQDVDRAARAVIADAGYGEYFIHRTGHGIGVTTHEPPYMIEGEEQPLVPGMCFSVEPGVYLPGRFGVRIEDIVTVTEDGGRRLNNTSREMAIVD
- a CDS encoding PDZ domain-containing protein, with translation MEQPALRPPGPGQEPRPERRPHAAPHRGSGLPTLLFALIAGTVLMLSGVGIGPVGATVTGMGRLADLRRHAGALAHGPSAASASRHSRAPSGVQGSPLSTNAPADGRSNPARAPQRVTLGVEVVDAKAGGALVVGVHVPGPGHAAGLVRGDVLLALDGTRLGSAVDLAKAVAAARPGVAVRLSVRHANGARRRVTVTPGAGV